Below is a window of 'Nostoc azollae' 0708 DNA.
TAGGTAAAGTAGCTACTGCGGAAGAGGTACTGACTTCACTCATCGAAGCACAACCAGATTTTGCTGAAACTTGGAATCGAAGAGCCTTTCTATACTATAGAAGCTGACTGCCAGATAGTTGTCCAGCTCAATCCACTACATCTTGGTGCGCTTCATGGTATAGGTTTGTGTTGGGCTGTATTGGGACAATATGCTGAAGCCATCCAAGCTTTTCAAAAAGCATTAGTAATTCAACTATATTCATTAGTAAATCAAAAATTGATTCTCGAATATAGGCTGAAACTTAGTTAGGGCTTGCTGAATAAGTGGTAACAAGTCTTAATCTATGGATGTTCAGGGCGGTGAAATGTAATTACCTGCAAGGAAAAGGATTAAAATAGGTAAAAATCCTTGTACCATAAGGCGTGAGGATGTATAGAAACACCCAATATCAAGAAAAGCTATCAGAAAACTTTGAACTGACTCTCACTGACCTAAAGGTATGGGGATTCTTAAGGATTCCAAAAATGAACTCTTAAAGTCGTAGCCAAAGCAATTCTGATATCTTTAATAAGATATAATATGTAATATTGCCTATTAGCAGTGGTTGAGGCATAAAATCCTCATGGCAGCTTACCCTACCAGAACGCTTTGCTTATATCTCCGTCTTAAAAGATATAAGAACGCACGAATTATCAGTTACCTCTTTCTTAAAAACTAGTTAATTTATACAAAAATTTACAGACTTTCCAAATAACTCAAAAGGTCTGCCATTTCTTGTGGACTGGGCTGGAATTTTGGCATGGGAGGGGTTTCACCACTAATAACTTGGTGAATTAAGCCATATCGAGATTTGTGCTTGGAGACGGCTTGCAAGCTTGGACCTACTAGCCCATCGGCTTGTAAACCGTGACATCCAGCACAGTTGATTTGAAAGATAGCTTTTCCCTGTACTGGGGTTCCCTCCAGTGATACAACGCTCTTGATGTATGGATCGGAGGCTTGAACGATGTGAACACCAAGAATGACCAAAGGTATTGCTATGAGTATCGCTAAAGCCGACAAAGCGATCCACTGAATTAAAGTTTCAGGTTTGGTAAGCTGGTTATTCAAAAGGGTTGCTTTTACTGTCTAGGTGTACAAAAAATTTTTCATCTCCTACACATAGCTTAAAATCTCTTGATTGTACCTGCAACAAGCACAGATGACAATCTTCATAAAAAAATAGGCTCAAAACCCTCGAATCAAATCCTAAAAATCTTTTGCCGAACTCCGAACGTCTGAAAGACAAGATTGGGATTAACGAGAGTAAAGCTATTAGAGGTGCTTTAACTACACCTTTAAGAGTCTTCTTTGGACTGCTTAAGATTCTCCGTACTTTTAGATCCAGGACAATTCAAATTGTATTTACATTCTCACAACGGTGTAGGGCGCGGCATTGATGCTGGATTTGGTAAAATCAAAAGCAGGAAAGGAATGTTGAATAATAGTAAAGAGGATATTTACAGTGGTTGAACCCTTGTTGTCCGGTATTGTTCTTGGTCTAATTTTCGTTACTCTTAGCGGGCTTTTTTACGCTGCTTATAAGCAATATAAGCGTCCCACTGAGTTGGGAGGCTAAAATCGAGTTAGGAGTTAGGAGTTAGGTGGCAGAGGTGAGGAAGGTGAGAATGATGATTTTACTTGTCTATCTCTCTTGCTCACCCTGTTCTTGTAGTTCTATTTTTTCTGATTGCCTGGTTTTGTAGAATGTGAGTCCTGTGTTGCCATAAACTTTTTGATGGTAGATTTCCCAATTGGGGATTTCTGGTGGTTGAAAATTTTGGGGACTATGTTCGACGGCTATTTCTCCATGAGTATTTAAAAGCTGATATTGAGCGAGCGCTGCTAAGACTGGTTCATATAATCCAATAGCATAAGGCGGATCAAAATATATTCTGTCGAATTTCTGACTTGATAACTTTTTTAACTGCTGGAGTAAATTTCCGCGTAATATCTGAAATTTTTGTTCTTTAGTAGCTACTTGCTGCCAATTTTCCTGGATAATTGCACAAGCTCGACTGGATAGTTCAATTCCTACTACTAAGCTGGCTCCTCTACATAAAGCTTCTGCACCCATTGAACCACTACCGGTGCATAAATCTAACCAGCAACAACCATCTATTGTTCCCTGCCAAATATTAAAAACTGCCTCCCGTACTCGCGCACTGGTAGGTCTAGTTTCTTTTCCTGGTAAAGTTTTTAGCAGCCGATTCCCATAAATTCTCAGACTCATGATTTATTGGTCAGTTAGTCATTTAGTCATTGGTTTTTAGTTTTAAACAACGGAGAACAGATAATAGTGCAAATTTTTATTAAGCAGGAATTTTTTCGCGGACTTGAGCCACAAAATTAGATAAAACTTGCAAACCTATATTAGATGATTTTTCGGGGTGAAATTGGACTGCCATGAGATTTTCATGAGCGATCGCAGCTGTGACAGTTTGACTCCCATGAGTAACTGTTGCTGCTCGAATGTGTGGTTCAGTTGGGTCAACATAGTAGGAATGGACAAAATAAACCCAAGGTTGAGCGGGTAAATGTTCCCACAAAATGCTTTTTGCCTGAGTGAGTTGTAGTTGATTCCAACCCATGTGGGGAATAGCAATACTCGCTTCTGGACGAAATCGGCGAACTTTTCCGCGCACAATTCCTAGTCCTCGTTGAGTACCTTCGGCACTAGATTCAAACAAAATTTGCAGTCCTAGACAAATACCTAAGAACGGTTTACCAGATGAGATCGCATCTTTAATAGGTTGTTCTAAACCACGCTCTCTCAGGTGTTGTACTGCTGGATCAAATGCTCCAACTCCAGGCAAAACTATTGCATCTGCCTGTTCTAATTCTCTGGCACAATAAGTTACTTTAGGAGTTGCCCCAGCTTTTTCTAAGCCTTTGCAGACTGAGTGCAAATTTCCCATTTCGTAATCTACGACCGCAATCACTGGCATTTACCTGCTCCTTGTAATTTTATTAGGGAAGGTATTTATATTCTAATTCTAAATAATATTTGTTATGCAGAAAGAAATATTATTAACTTCTTTTTACACTTGGCTGAGTGATCAACAATCAAATTCTTCCGATGATTTGTTACTCGAACTAGCCAAAATGGCTTGTGTCTGTGATGATTTAATTTTTTCGCGGCGACTACCTATAGATGTTGACCTTCCTGGTTCTCGAGTCATTGTTAAAATCAATGAAATCAAACCTGATTATGTTATTTGTTGTGGCATGGTGGCCAGTTGGATAAATTTAAGTGTGCAAGTAAGTGCAAGTATCATATCTGTAGAGACTACTGACATTACATTTATAGATTGTGCAGAAAATATTTTGCAAACTACTGTTGATGTTGAACAATTAATGGCGGAAACAGCAGGAGTTGATATTAGGTACGACTGTGGTGGATTCGTATGTGAAGGTCTTTATTATTCAGTATTGGACTACTTATACCAATCTCAACTGCCTATTCCTTGCATTTTTCTTCACGTCCCGATTTTGAATCAAGAAAATTTGATGATCATTATGGCTGATTTTGTTTTAAGTATTAATAATCTGGTAATTACTTAATGAAGGTAGGAAGTAGAAAATACTCATGCAAGATTTTTTTGATGTAGAATGCCTTAAGTCCTGACCAATTCAAGCGGGTTCTCATTTTTAATTTTTAATTGCTTATGTTGCCACTATTACTCGGTTTGACTCTCGCTCAAGCAAATCAATCCTCACCACCACCTGAAGAAGTGGTACAACCACAAGAAGTTCGAGCGTTATCAGGACAGTTAGATACTGTGCCAGTTTTTAATAGCAATAGCCCAGAATTGGTATTAAAAGAAGGTATATTACTTTCTACCTTTCCCCCGAACGGTAAAAAGGTACCAACTGCACATTTAAATTTTGCTTTTCGGGGACGCTTTGATATTTTTGCTCATCATGTTGCTAAAGCAGAACCACCAGAAAGTTTGCGTTCTTTGTATTTAGGCATCATTTTGCATAACCCTGGAACTCAGCCAGTAAAGGTGAATATATTACAGGGGGCAAGTTATTTAAGTCAACCGGATGCACCATTTATTAAGTTGGATGCTTTTATCCCTAATAATGCAGGTACGGTGTTTGCCGGACCGGGTAGTCGTGTGATGTCTGATGTGCTGGGGGGAAGACGACAAGGAATTTTCCCTGCTCAAATTGTCATTCCTCCTGGGGAAAGTCATATGTTATTAAATCTACCTATTCCGGTGCAAGGATTGACACCACCATTAAATGGCCGTTCTTCATTTATGCGTCTGCGGAGTAATGGTACTGTGTATGCTGCTAGTCTGGCTATGTTTGCACCAACTAATAAAGATGGTAGTGAACGTGCGCCAACTTTAGGAGAATGGCAAAATCTACTGAATAATGGTGAATTATCCACACCTAGAGATAAAGTTCCCACTCCTTTAGAGGAGACTGGTAAACTGAGAATTTATGGAAGAGTGGCAGGTGTAGCGAGTGGTTCGGTGTGGCGATCACTCTTGGTAGATAGTCCTAAAACTAATTATTTAACTATTCCCCAACCTGGTCAAGCTTTTTCTTATGTTTTAAGCACAGTGGATGGTGGTACTTTGGGAACTGGTCAAATTCAAAGTGCATCTATGTTAGTGCGTTATCCTGATACAGCTTATCGCGCCCATGGCAATTATGGAGTTCAATATAGTTTGAAGTTGCCTTTGTACAACAATACACAAAGTCACCAGAAGGTGAGTGTGTTGGTGCAAACCCCAATTAAAGAAGATCAATTAAGTCAGTCAGGGTTGCGCTTTTTCACTAGACTAGCACGTCAAGTTTTCTTCCGGGGAACTGTGCGAATTCGGTATAAAGATAATCAAGGTCAACCAAAAACGGAATTTGTGCATTTAGTCCAAACCAGAGGTGAACCAGGTCAACCTTTGGCGTTATTAAATATGAAACCAGGTGATCGCTCTTTAGTAGAAGTAGACTTTCTCTATCCTCCTGATGCTTCACCACCACAAGTTTTAACTGTGTCAGTTCAAGAGTAAATTGCCAAATTAAATGACCACTTGTACAGTGACAAATTAACTGTCGCTTTCTGGGAGGTTAGAATAACATTATGTTTTTATAAAAACTATTTTGTTTATGAACAGAGATAAAACTTTTGATTGAACTGTTCATACCTCACGTATTCCTGGGGAAGGCATATCACAAGGAGACAATACATCTCCTGAGATAAATCTGATTGTCACAGAACTCTCTCAAGAAGGTAATACAAAATTTGCTCGAACCGTGTGATCGCACAACTTATGGACAAAAGTTGAAGGAAGCTGGTGAAAAATAGCTGTATCAGTCCGAACAGTTCAAGCTTTAGTCAAAAAGTGGGAGCAGGATGGCTTAGTCAGACTGACTCAAATAGGTAGGACTGATAAAGGAAACCACCGAATTGGTGAGTTTTGGGAAAACTTCATCATCAAAACTTATCGGGAGGGTAACAAGGAAAGTAAACGCATGACTCCTAAACAGGTTGCTCTCAGGGTTCAGGCCAAAGCCCATGAATCGGGTGACTTAAAACCTCCTAATTACAGGATTGTTGTACGGGTATTAGCTCCCATATTGGAAAAACAAGAAAAAACTAAAAGTATCCGCAGTCCTTGTGGGAGGGGGACAAGACTTTCACTCAGTTAAAACCCGCGAAGGGAAGGATTTATCTGTTGATTACAGCAACGATGTCTGGCAGTGTGATCATACCCGTACGGGTGTGTTAGTAGTAGATCAGCATGGTGAATTTCTAAGTCGTCCTTGGTTAACAACTTTAATTGATACCTATTCTCGTTGCATTATGGGTATAATCTAGGTTTTGATACACTTAGTTCTCAGGTAGTCTCCTTAGCATTACGCCATGCGATTTTACCGAAAAGTTACGGTTCAGAGTACAAACTGCTCTGCAAGTGGGGAAGTTATGGTAAGCCAGAACATTTTTATACTGATGGTGGTAAGGACTTTAGCTCTAACCACTTAAGGGAAATTGGGGCGCAATTAGGGTTTGTCTGTCATTTACGACATCGCCCTTCTGAAGGTGGAATAGTAGAACGTCCTTTCAAGACATTGAATTGGTGGTGTAGTAGCACGGTAGGAAAGGTTTCATTTTAATCCTCGTCCTAGTCAAAAAGAGTTAGAAGCGATCGATTGCATCTTAGAAGTGGATACCCAAATATTAGCCAAAATGCTTCCACATCCTGGGGTGAGTATCCAGTATGAACCCATACTGTTATGTGGTGCTTGTTATGCGAAAATACCTTGTCACCTTCTTTAAACCCACATTCGGCACCATAAAGTGCCACAGAGAGAAATTACGGAGAGGAAAAATCCAATGGAGCATAAAAACAAACATATGCAGTGAAAAAAGGCATTGGAGACACAGTAAAGCACCAAAAATAGCATCAAAAGCTATTCTCAATAAGGAGCAATAAGAAAGAACACCGCCCAGAGGAGTCAACAGATCAATACTTAGACTAATATATTGAAGTAAAAAAAGAAATTATGGACATAGTAAAATAGAGCTATAAATCAACGACATTAGGTTATTTTATGATAGAAATTAAATCAATAGAGAGGGAAATTAGGTAAGTAATTGATAGTAGGGAAAACAATGCTCTGGTAAAAGATTCACAATGAAATCTCTCTCTTGAGTCTAGTAACAGATGTGTTTTTCTTGGTTTAGTGTAACTAAATGAATAGACTGAAAGCATGGAAAAATCCAGCGTAAAGTGGGGCGGTCAGTTGGTTTGCCCAATTGATTTTTTACTGTCGATTTAGACTCTCTCAAAGGGGTTCTAATTTGTCGTTGAGC
It encodes the following:
- a CDS encoding c-type cytochrome, which produces MNNQLTKPETLIQWIALSALAILIAIPLVILGVHIVQASDPYIKSVVSLEGTPVQGKAIFQINCAGCHGLQADGLVGPSLQAVSKHKSRYGLIHQVISGETPPMPKFQPSPQEMADLLSYLESL
- the hisH gene encoding imidazole glycerol phosphate synthase subunit HisH, with the protein product MPVIAVVDYEMGNLHSVCKGLEKAGATPKVTYCARELEQADAIVLPGVGAFDPAVQHLRERGLEQPIKDAISSGKPFLGICLGLQILFESSAEGTQRGLGIVRGKVRRFRPEASIAIPHMGWNQLQLTQAKSILWEHLPAQPWVYFVHSYYVDPTEPHIRAATVTHGSQTVTAAIAHENLMAVQFHPEKSSNIGLQVLSNFVAQVREKIPA
- the rsmD gene encoding 16S rRNA (guanine(966)-N(2))-methyltransferase RsmD — its product is MSLRIYGNRLLKTLPGKETRPTSARVREAVFNIWQGTIDGCCWLDLCTGSGSMGAEALCRGASLVVGIELSSRACAIIQENWQQVATKEQKFQILRGNLLQQLKKLSSQKFDRIYFDPPYAIGLYEPVLAALAQYQLLNTHGEIAVEHSPQNFQPPEIPNWEIYHQKVYGNTGLTFYKTRQSEKIELQEQGEQER
- a CDS encoding C4-dicarboxylate ABC transporter, yielding MSLSIDLLTPLGGVLSYCSLLRIAFDAIFGALLCLQCLFSLHMFVFMLHWIFPLRNFSLWHFMVPNVGLKKVTRYFRITSTT
- the petG gene encoding cytochrome b6-f complex subunit V, with product MVEPLLSGIVLGLIFVTLSGLFYAAYKQYKRPTELGG
- a CDS encoding DUF3370 domain-containing protein, with product MLPLLLGLTLAQANQSSPPPEEVVQPQEVRALSGQLDTVPVFNSNSPELVLKEGILLSTFPPNGKKVPTAHLNFAFRGRFDIFAHHVAKAEPPESLRSLYLGIILHNPGTQPVKVNILQGASYLSQPDAPFIKLDAFIPNNAGTVFAGPGSRVMSDVLGGRRQGIFPAQIVIPPGESHMLLNLPIPVQGLTPPLNGRSSFMRLRSNGTVYAASLAMFAPTNKDGSERAPTLGEWQNLLNNGELSTPRDKVPTPLEETGKLRIYGRVAGVASGSVWRSLLVDSPKTNYLTIPQPGQAFSYVLSTVDGGTLGTGQIQSASMLVRYPDTAYRAHGNYGVQYSLKLPLYNNTQSHQKVSVLVQTPIKEDQLSQSGLRFFTRLARQVFFRGTVRIRYKDNQGQPKTEFVHLVQTRGEPGQPLALLNMKPGDRSLVEVDFLYPPDASPPQVLTVSVQE